A stretch of Aerococcaceae bacterium zg-252 DNA encodes these proteins:
- the murA gene encoding UDP-N-acetylglucosamine 1-carboxyvinyltransferase, with protein sequence MEEILVQGGNRLEGTVKIEGAKNAVLPILAATILAESGQSHLSNVPVLSDVFTINELLTNIQVTNSFNIQDNTMILDASGDVLTKADYDFVSKMRASIVVMGPLLARYGHAKVALPGGCAIGSRPIDLHLKGFEALGATITRAAGYVEAKADKLVGTRIYLDFPSVGATENIMMAAVYAEGVTILENVAREPEIVDLANFLNKMGAHIVGAGTETIRIHGVSERLKGTEHAVVSDRIEAGTFMVAAAVTQGDVFVEGAIYEHNRPLISKLIEMGVEVIEYAQGLRVIGPKQLKPVDVKTLPHPGFPTDMQAQMTIAQLMADGTTALTETVFENRFMHFEELRRMGASFKLDRQTAIMYGPSKLTGASVKATDLRAAAALIIAGLTAKGLTRVSELKYLDRGYYKFHEKLQALGANIERVNLSEQVVAKSLVHQ encoded by the coding sequence ATGGAAGAAATTTTAGTGCAAGGTGGCAATCGCTTAGAGGGAACCGTTAAAATTGAGGGAGCAAAAAATGCTGTGTTACCAATTTTAGCAGCCACAATTTTAGCAGAGAGCGGACAGAGTCACCTGTCAAATGTTCCAGTTCTATCAGATGTATTTACAATTAATGAATTATTAACAAATATTCAAGTCACCAATTCATTTAATATACAAGATAATACAATGATATTAGATGCATCGGGTGATGTGCTAACGAAAGCAGATTATGATTTTGTTAGCAAAATGCGTGCGTCAATTGTAGTAATGGGACCACTTTTAGCTCGTTATGGTCATGCAAAGGTGGCATTACCAGGTGGTTGTGCGATTGGCTCTCGACCGATTGATTTGCATTTGAAAGGCTTTGAAGCCTTAGGTGCTACGATTACACGTGCAGCAGGCTATGTTGAGGCAAAAGCTGACAAATTAGTTGGAACTCGTATTTATTTAGATTTCCCTAGTGTGGGGGCAACTGAAAATATTATGATGGCTGCCGTTTATGCTGAGGGAGTTACTATACTAGAAAACGTCGCACGTGAACCGGAAATTGTTGATTTAGCAAACTTTTTAAATAAAATGGGTGCTCATATTGTGGGTGCGGGAACGGAAACGATTCGTATTCATGGTGTGTCAGAACGCTTAAAAGGAACAGAACATGCGGTTGTATCAGATCGTATTGAGGCAGGAACTTTTATGGTGGCTGCTGCTGTGACACAAGGAGATGTATTTGTTGAGGGAGCAATCTATGAACACAATCGTCCATTGATTAGTAAACTCATTGAAATGGGTGTTGAAGTCATTGAGTATGCTCAAGGATTACGTGTTATTGGACCAAAACAATTAAAACCAGTTGATGTCAAAACATTACCACACCCTGGATTCCCAACGGATATGCAAGCACAAATGACGATTGCACAATTAATGGCTGACGGTACAACGGCTTTGACGGAAACAGTTTTTGAAAATCGTTTTATGCATTTTGAAGAATTGCGTCGTATGGGTGCATCATTTAAACTTGACCGTCAAACAGCGATTATGTATGGCCCAAGCAAATTGACTGGTGCGAGTGTTAAAGCGACTGATTTGCGTGCAGCAGCTGCATTGATTATTGCCGGTTTGACAGCAAAAGGCTTAACTCGTGTATCGGAATTAAAATATTTAGACCGAGGATATTACAAGTTCCATGAAAAATTACAGGCACTTGGGGCAAATATCGAACGTGTTAACTTGAGTGAGCAAGTGGTAGCCAAATCATTAGTTCATCAATAG
- a CDS encoding rod shape-determining protein, which translates to MSRDIGIDLGTANVLIHLKGRGIVVNEPSVVAIDSHTQEIIAAGKNAYDMIGRTSQSIEIVKPLKGGVIADFEVAEAMLTLFLEKIYLKRWFSKPNVLLCCPSNISDIETTSLIEAAERATGGNIYLEEEAKVAAIGSGIDIFSPHANMLIDIGGGTTDIAVVAGGKIIRSESLRIAGDDFDEAIIQYVKEKFNLLIGERTAEDVKKLLATALPLAESELKMFDLKGRDLLTGLPKSINVHANHICEAMQPQIQMIARAAKRLLEETTPEMLSDIIDQGIVLTGGGAMISQIDTFLMEHLKVSVIKSDHAMGCVAIGTGLMLESILNGKVERVNLTKMQRLKRWLKSLKKRLIG; encoded by the coding sequence ATGAGCAGAGATATTGGAATTGATTTAGGGACTGCAAATGTGTTAATTCACTTAAAAGGTAGAGGGATTGTTGTCAATGAGCCGTCTGTTGTAGCGATTGATTCTCATACACAAGAGATTATTGCAGCTGGAAAAAATGCTTACGATATGATTGGTCGTACATCTCAATCCATTGAAATTGTCAAACCTTTAAAAGGTGGAGTGATTGCAGATTTTGAAGTGGCAGAAGCGATGTTAACCTTGTTTTTAGAAAAAATTTATTTGAAACGCTGGTTTTCAAAACCAAATGTCTTATTATGTTGCCCGTCGAATATCAGTGATATTGAAACGACATCATTGATTGAAGCAGCAGAACGTGCGACTGGTGGGAATATTTATTTAGAAGAAGAGGCAAAAGTTGCAGCGATTGGCTCTGGAATTGATATTTTTAGTCCACATGCGAATATGCTGATTGATATTGGTGGTGGCACGACGGACATTGCTGTTGTAGCCGGTGGCAAAATTATTCGGAGTGAATCATTGCGTATTGCCGGTGATGATTTTGATGAAGCGATTATTCAATATGTAAAAGAAAAATTTAACTTATTGATTGGTGAACGGACAGCAGAAGACGTTAAAAAATTATTGGCGACTGCCTTGCCTTTAGCAGAATCTGAGTTGAAAATGTTTGATTTAAAAGGGCGAGATTTGTTGACTGGATTGCCTAAGTCGATAAATGTTCATGCGAATCATATTTGCGAAGCGATGCAGCCACAAATACAAATGATTGCTCGTGCAGCTAAACGTCTTTTGGAAGAAACGACACCGGAAATGCTTTCGGATATTATTGACCAAGGAATTGTATTAACTGGTGGTGGAGCGATGATTAGTCAAATTGATACATTTTTAATGGAACATTTAAAGGTATCAGTGATTAAATCGGATCATGCCATGGGTTGTGTAGCCATTGGAACAGGCTTAATGTTAGAATCAATCTTAAATGGTAAAGTTGAACGAGTGAATTTGACTAAGATGCAACGCTTGAAACGTTGGTTAAAATCATTGAAAAAGCGATTGATAGGATAA
- a CDS encoding DNA-directed RNA polymerase subunit beta translates to MSEYFKSELMIIRVLKILLKTILFLLLILVFLVIGLFIGYCIIGDGHFWEVLNRNTWQHIIDFIQ, encoded by the coding sequence ATGAGTGAATACTTTAAAAGTGAATTAATGATTATTAGAGTACTAAAAATTCTATTGAAAACAATTTTGTTTTTATTGCTGATATTAGTATTTTTAGTCATTGGATTATTTATTGGCTATTGTATCATTGGTGACGGACATTTTTGGGAAGTGTTAAATCGTAATACTTGGCAGCATATTATTGACTTTATACAGTAA
- the mraZ gene encoding division/cell wall cluster transcriptional repressor MraZ, whose product MLIGEFQHNIDAKGRLTMPVKFRSDLGERFIVTRGLDGCLFGFPMSSWDIIQDKLKELPIAKKDARSFTRFFYSAATEVEFDKQGRINLPKTLIEFAKIDKECRVIGVADRIEIWSGEQWENFAAVAQESFEDIAEEMIDFGF is encoded by the coding sequence GTGCTTATTGGGGAATTTCAACATAATATTGATGCCAAAGGCCGACTAACGATGCCTGTTAAATTTCGTTCGGACTTAGGAGAACGTTTTATTGTCACTCGTGGATTAGATGGGTGCTTATTTGGTTTTCCAATGTCAAGTTGGGATATTATTCAAGATAAGCTAAAAGAATTACCGATAGCGAAGAAAGATGCACGTTCTTTTACACGATTTTTCTATTCAGCTGCCACTGAAGTAGAATTTGACAAACAAGGACGTATTAATTTACCGAAAACTCTAATTGAATTCGCCAAGATTGATAAGGAATGCCGTGTGATCGGCGTCGCAGACCGTATCGAGATTTGGAGTGGCGAACAATGGGAGAATTTTGCTGCAGTAGCACAGGAAAGTTTTGAAGATATTGCAGAAGAGATGATTGATTTTGGATTTTAA
- the rsmH gene encoding 16S rRNA (cytosine(1402)-N(4))-methyltransferase RsmH: MTFEHLTVLLHETVDGLVVDPNGIYVDCTLGGAGHAKYILSKLDKGHLFAFDQDIEAIENAKITLKDEVAAGKVTFIHQNFRQITSALQERGISAVDGIYYDLGVSSPQLDHAERGFSYHQEALLDMRMNQASELTALTVVNEWSYEQLVKIIFRYGEDKFAKRIARAIEKQRAVVKIMTTTELAEIVKQAIPAATRRTGGHPAKRTFQAIRIAVNDELGALEDSMQQAVRLLKPKGRISAITFHSLEDRFVKQYFKELSTPPEVPHNLPILPEQSQADYRLVTRKPILPTEEELAVNNRARSAKLRIIEKN; the protein is encoded by the coding sequence ATGACTTTTGAGCATTTGACCGTATTATTACATGAAACAGTCGATGGCTTAGTCGTTGACCCCAACGGCATTTATGTGGATTGCACATTAGGTGGTGCAGGGCATGCGAAATATATTTTGTCTAAATTAGATAAAGGGCATTTATTTGCTTTTGACCAAGATATTGAAGCGATTGAAAATGCTAAAATAACACTAAAAGACGAAGTAGCCGCTGGGAAAGTAACCTTTATTCATCAAAATTTTAGACAGATTACGAGTGCCTTACAGGAGCGTGGTATTTCAGCGGTTGACGGCATTTATTATGACTTAGGGGTGTCATCACCACAATTAGACCATGCCGAACGTGGCTTTAGTTATCATCAAGAAGCATTATTAGATATGCGTATGAATCAAGCGTCAGAGTTGACTGCTTTAACAGTGGTCAATGAATGGTCGTATGAGCAATTGGTTAAAATTATTTTCCGTTATGGCGAAGATAAATTTGCGAAACGTATTGCTCGTGCCATTGAAAAGCAACGAGCTGTCGTTAAAATTATGACGACAACAGAATTGGCTGAAATTGTTAAGCAGGCGATTCCAGCTGCAACGAGAAGAACGGGTGGTCACCCAGCTAAACGAACGTTTCAAGCGATTCGCATAGCAGTAAATGATGAATTAGGTGCACTAGAAGATTCAATGCAACAAGCAGTGCGTTTATTAAAGCCTAAGGGACGGATTAGTGCGATTACGTTCCATTCATTAGAAGACCGATTTGTGAAACAATATTTTAAAGAGTTGAGCACTCCACCGGAAGTGCCACATAATTTACCGATATTACCAGAACAAAGTCAAGCAGACTATCGATTGGTAACACGCAAACCGATTTTGCCAACGGAAGAAGAGTTGGCAGTGAACAATCGTGCACGCAGTGCGAAACTACGAATAATTGAGAAAAATTAG
- a CDS encoding penicillin-binding protein 2, which yields MEQKNQNIKLVGLLAVLVFSLFTLRIAQLSIYKTSNGQDLTSYSETIQERSSITQARRGTIFDKNGQPIAMDTTSYSLFAILRNADEKMIVKDYDYTAKELSKYIDLSRDELLHLLLNPDVDQIEFGLAGKNLSREVKEQIEAANLPGIFLYSETIRQYINDVYSSHLIGFATPLLSDTEFGEAEILSGQIGIEAAFNEQLSGAKNYQGQQKQDYLLGEDIYLTLDSRLQNHLEDLLTDAQTIYQPKEMGAYLVELPTGKLLAASQRPTFNLNTRDGIDKEWRNLLVEEAFEPGSTVKILTMSLAYDNKIFNDKEKFHSGSIEVYDKIIKDHNVVGWGDIPFAEALPRSSNTGMVTLAKRLGDEKWVELLGKFRFGTSTASQLNNENEGKFTFDGAVSRYMSSFGQAFLATPMQLLQAYSSVGNNGTMVKVQYIEGAGNQKEQYKTINLGSPISKAAANYVLGLMVDTVEKDYGTAKAFKTPLVEVAAKTGTAEIANEAGTGYLTGENDYLHSVVAFFPAEKPQYMMYLFMKQPTNTNGLIGSQILAKIFHPFLEKILVNQ from the coding sequence ATGGAACAAAAGAATCAAAATATAAAATTAGTTGGATTATTGGCAGTGCTTGTATTTAGTCTTTTTACTTTGCGTATCGCACAATTAAGTATTTATAAAACAAGTAATGGTCAAGATTTAACGAGTTATTCTGAAACTATCCAAGAGAGAAGTAGTATTACGCAAGCAAGACGTGGGACGATTTTTGATAAAAATGGTCAACCGATTGCCATGGATACTACTTCTTATTCATTGTTTGCGATTTTGCGTAATGCAGACGAAAAGATGATAGTAAAAGATTATGACTATACGGCAAAAGAGTTGTCAAAATATATTGATTTATCTCGTGATGAATTATTGCATTTATTACTCAATCCAGATGTTGACCAAATAGAGTTTGGTTTAGCTGGAAAAAATTTATCAAGAGAAGTAAAAGAACAAATTGAGGCAGCCAACTTACCGGGGATTTTCTTATACAGTGAAACCATTCGCCAATATATTAATGATGTATATTCATCTCATTTAATCGGTTTTGCGACACCATTATTATCGGATACAGAGTTTGGTGAAGCAGAAATTTTAAGTGGGCAAATTGGAATTGAAGCTGCCTTTAATGAACAATTAAGTGGTGCCAAAAATTATCAAGGGCAGCAAAAACAAGACTACTTATTAGGTGAAGATATTTATTTAACATTGGATTCTCGTCTGCAAAATCATTTAGAAGACTTATTGACTGATGCACAAACGATTTATCAACCAAAGGAAATGGGTGCGTATTTAGTTGAGCTGCCAACTGGAAAATTATTGGCAGCAAGTCAGCGTCCAACATTTAATTTGAATACTCGTGACGGAATTGATAAAGAATGGCGAAATTTGTTAGTAGAAGAGGCATTTGAACCAGGTTCAACAGTTAAAATTTTGACGATGAGTTTGGCATATGATAATAAAATCTTCAATGACAAAGAAAAATTCCATTCCGGTTCGATTGAAGTATATGATAAAATCATTAAAGACCATAATGTTGTTGGTTGGGGGGATATTCCTTTTGCAGAGGCATTGCCACGTTCGAGTAATACCGGTATGGTGACTCTAGCCAAACGACTTGGAGATGAAAAGTGGGTTGAATTATTAGGGAAGTTTCGTTTTGGAACTTCGACAGCATCTCAATTAAATAATGAAAATGAGGGCAAGTTCACATTTGACGGGGCAGTATCTCGTTATATGTCAAGTTTTGGACAAGCATTTTTAGCTACACCAATGCAGTTACTTCAGGCTTATTCTTCGGTAGGAAATAATGGTACAATGGTGAAAGTTCAGTATATTGAAGGTGCAGGTAATCAAAAAGAACAGTACAAAACCATTAATTTAGGTTCACCGATTTCTAAAGCAGCAGCTAATTATGTCTTGGGTTTAATGGTGGATACTGTCGAAAAAGATTATGGGACAGCCAAAGCGTTTAAGACACCTTTAGTGGAAGTGGCAGCCAAAACAGGTACGGCAGAGATTGCTAATGAGGCTGGTACAGGTTATTTGACGGGCGAAAATGATTACTTACATTCGGTTGTAGCGTTCTTCCCGGCAGAAAAGCCACAATATATGATGTATTTATTTATGAAACAGCCGACTAATACGAATGGGTTGATTGGTTCGCAAATATTAGCGAAGATTTTTCATCCGTTTTTAGAGAAAATTTTAGTGAATCAATAA
- a CDS encoding UDP-N-acetylmuramoyl-L-alanyl-D-glutamate--2,6-diaminopimelate ligase, with the protein MNAVNLINKIQTAIVYGEPLENKQIESLVHDTRQVSANSCFIAIRGERFDGHQAIEAVVAAGATVVIVEELQESWLQLPVSIVVVRSTFRAQAMLANAFYGEPSTKLNVVAITGTNGKTTTSSMISEWLMTLNRKTGLLGTLHYKVDQTYYPAVNTTPNALELQRLFNEMVEVGCDDAIIEASSHALQLGRLWYTDVDCAIFTNLTREHLDFHHTMQEYAFAKSLLFAQLGQQFHNGKPKVAIVNADDPYSHIMTQATAAEIVTYSTQHTNATVYATDIQMKQHHMTFILHDRDKEYDISLKMIGEYNVLNYLAAYCCLAYYYQIEPLQIIAAADKFNGVMGRTQIVDCQQPFQVVVDFAHTPDAIENVLSTVSSNKKGKLITLIGHSGGNRDSGARPEIGDIVFQYSDYIVFTADNPRHEPVQKICKELIGEHTEKDYVIIEDRIKAIHYALSIAQPNDSVVFAGKGGESYQVIGDEYVPFNEVEIIEHYLQKEKQ; encoded by the coding sequence ATGAATGCAGTGAATTTAATCAATAAAATACAGACAGCGATTGTTTATGGAGAGCCATTAGAAAATAAACAAATTGAGTCATTAGTGCATGATACACGTCAAGTATCGGCTAATAGTTGCTTTATTGCAATTCGTGGAGAGCGTTTTGACGGACATCAAGCAATCGAAGCAGTAGTGGCTGCTGGAGCAACGGTAGTCATTGTAGAAGAATTACAAGAATCATGGTTACAATTACCAGTGTCCATAGTGGTAGTAAGGTCAACATTTCGTGCACAAGCAATGTTAGCGAATGCTTTTTATGGAGAACCGTCCACTAAGTTGAATGTGGTCGCAATTACTGGTACGAATGGTAAGACGACAACAAGCTCGATGATTAGTGAGTGGTTGATGACTCTCAATCGCAAAACAGGCTTACTGGGCACTTTGCATTACAAAGTAGACCAAACTTACTATCCGGCAGTTAATACGACTCCTAATGCTTTGGAGTTGCAGCGATTATTCAATGAAATGGTGGAAGTCGGTTGTGATGATGCGATTATTGAGGCATCATCACATGCGTTGCAATTGGGTAGATTATGGTACACCGATGTTGATTGTGCGATTTTTACAAATTTAACACGAGAACATCTTGATTTTCATCATACAATGCAAGAATATGCGTTTGCTAAAAGTTTATTGTTTGCACAATTAGGGCAACAATTTCATAATGGCAAGCCTAAAGTAGCGATTGTCAATGCAGATGACCCATACAGTCATATTATGACTCAAGCAACTGCTGCTGAAATTGTGACATATAGTACGCAGCATACGAATGCAACAGTTTATGCAACGGACATTCAGATGAAACAACATCACATGACATTTATCCTACATGATCGAGATAAAGAATATGACATTAGTTTAAAGATGATTGGTGAGTACAATGTCTTAAATTACTTAGCAGCCTATTGTTGCTTAGCTTATTACTATCAAATTGAACCACTACAAATTATCGCAGCAGCTGATAAATTTAATGGGGTTATGGGGCGAACGCAGATAGTTGATTGTCAACAACCGTTTCAAGTGGTAGTCGATTTTGCTCATACTCCTGATGCGATTGAAAATGTCTTATCGACAGTATCTAGCAATAAAAAAGGTAAGCTTATTACGTTAATCGGACATAGTGGGGGCAATCGTGATAGTGGTGCTCGACCAGAGATTGGTGATATTGTATTTCAATATTCGGATTACATCGTGTTTACGGCTGATAATCCACGTCATGAACCGGTGCAAAAGATTTGCAAAGAATTAATCGGTGAGCATACTGAAAAAGACTATGTGATTATTGAAGATAGAATCAAGGCAATTCACTATGCTTTAAGTATTGCACAACCTAACGATAGTGTTGTTTTTGCTGGAAAAGGTGGCGAGTCTTATCAAGTAATTGGTGATGAGTATGTGCCTTTCAATGAAGTAGAAATAATTGAACATTATTTACAAAAAGAAAAACAATAA
- a CDS encoding phospho-N-acetylmuramoyl-pentapeptide-transferase, giving the protein MELVLPLSVSFAITVSLMPFFIGYFNYKKIGQTTREEGPSWHEVKTGTPTMGGTVFVFAILVTLLITAWLMKLLNGTTWMILLTFLLFGGIGFVDDFISIFKKQNEGLTAKQKFILQLIFSGCIILIGVFNNVVITIPVFIAQINNPIILIAFSFFWITGFSNAVNLTDGLDGLATGLSIIAYSAYAAIAFHENNTTIALVCLTVVGALLGFLIYNKKPAKIFMGDVGSLALGAGLAVISILLNNPWSLLIIGIVFVIETASVILQVWSFKTTGKRLFKMSPIHHHFEMSGWSETKVVNVFWLVGLIAAVLYSAIF; this is encoded by the coding sequence TTGGAATTAGTATTACCATTATCCGTCAGTTTTGCGATTACGGTATCCTTGATGCCATTTTTCATCGGATACTTTAATTACAAAAAGATTGGACAAACGACAAGAGAAGAAGGGCCAAGTTGGCACGAAGTGAAAACTGGTACACCAACAATGGGGGGAACGGTATTCGTCTTTGCGATATTGGTGACTTTATTGATTACGGCTTGGTTGATGAAATTATTAAATGGCACAACTTGGATGATTTTATTAACCTTTTTATTATTCGGAGGCATTGGCTTTGTCGATGATTTTATTAGTATTTTTAAAAAGCAAAATGAAGGATTGACAGCAAAACAGAAATTTATTTTGCAATTAATTTTTTCCGGTTGCATTATATTAATTGGAGTGTTCAATAATGTGGTGATTACGATTCCGGTTTTTATTGCACAAATTAACAATCCGATTATCTTAATTGCATTCTCGTTCTTTTGGATTACTGGATTTTCAAATGCTGTGAATTTAACTGACGGTTTAGACGGTTTGGCTACTGGGCTTAGTATTATCGCTTATAGTGCTTATGCTGCTATCGCTTTTCATGAAAATAATACGACAATTGCTTTAGTTTGTTTAACGGTTGTCGGTGCTTTATTAGGTTTCCTTATTTATAATAAAAAGCCAGCTAAAATCTTTATGGGTGATGTTGGTTCGCTTGCTTTAGGTGCTGGATTGGCAGTCATTTCAATTTTGCTCAACAATCCTTGGAGTTTACTGATTATCGGTATTGTATTCGTTATCGAAACAGCGAGTGTTATTTTACAAGTATGGTCATTTAAAACGACTGGCAAGCGACTGTTCAAAATGAGTCCAATTCATCATCATTTTGAAATGAGTGGTTGGTCTGAAACGAAAGTTGTAAATGTATTTTGGCTAGTTGGTTTGATTGCAGCAGTATTATATAGTGCAATCTTTTAG
- a CDS encoding UDP-N-acetylmuramoyl-L-alanine--D-glutamate ligase, translating into MEYSALKDKNVLVLGYAMTGKSVAEYLLKAGAKVTINDRSNLMEDASIQAFIEQGATVIGGEHPLSLVDETVDFIVKNPGIPYSNPLLEKAQLLTIPIYTDVELFAWANPGVLVGITGSNGKTTTTSLVHYIIQSSPVTVHLAGNIGIPTLSVLPEVKADDVVVMELSSFQLMGTEQFKPHIAAMTNIFSAHLDYHGTKEDYVDAKLNLVRNQTEEDFLVYNAHSAEIVKGIAVSKAQKIPFAINNLNDTIRENGAYFENGIIFFKKEVVLNQSDIQIPGEHNIENVLVAVAIAKLLNLSNDTIKAAVRTYYGVPYRIQPLGTFNGVSYFNDSKATNTQATITALKSFEQPLIYIGGGLDRGNEFDELIPYLKYVQAAYLYGESKEKMKRAFDTANVQTVVLCDDLVMATEQAVEKAQAGQVVLFSPSCASWDQFKNYEERGALFTEHVLKLNK; encoded by the coding sequence ATGGAATATAGTGCATTAAAAGATAAAAATGTTTTGGTACTTGGTTATGCAATGACTGGAAAGAGCGTGGCAGAATATTTATTAAAAGCCGGTGCGAAAGTGACGATTAATGATCGTAGTAATCTTATGGAAGATGCGAGTATTCAAGCATTTATCGAGCAAGGTGCAACGGTTATTGGTGGCGAGCACCCATTATCATTAGTCGATGAAACGGTTGATTTTATTGTCAAGAATCCAGGGATTCCTTATTCCAATCCGCTTTTAGAAAAGGCACAATTATTAACAATTCCGATTTATACGGACGTTGAATTGTTTGCGTGGGCGAATCCAGGTGTATTAGTGGGGATTACTGGAAGTAATGGTAAGACCACAACTACCAGTTTGGTTCATTATATTATTCAATCAAGCCCAGTTACTGTTCATTTAGCTGGAAATATTGGGATTCCGACTTTATCGGTGTTACCAGAAGTGAAAGCAGATGATGTGGTCGTCATGGAATTATCGAGTTTTCAATTAATGGGAACAGAGCAATTCAAACCCCATATTGCAGCGATGACAAATATCTTTTCAGCTCATTTAGACTATCATGGTACTAAAGAAGACTATGTTGACGCTAAGTTGAATTTAGTACGCAATCAAACGGAAGAAGACTTTTTAGTCTATAATGCTCATTCAGCTGAAATTGTTAAAGGGATTGCAGTAAGTAAAGCTCAAAAAATACCGTTTGCGATAAATAATTTGAATGATACGATTCGTGAGAATGGTGCGTATTTTGAAAATGGAATTATCTTTTTTAAAAAAGAAGTCGTATTAAATCAATCGGATATTCAAATTCCAGGCGAACATAATATTGAAAATGTACTGGTTGCTGTTGCGATTGCGAAGTTATTGAATTTATCGAATGACACGATTAAAGCAGCGGTGCGTACTTATTATGGAGTTCCCTACCGTATTCAACCATTGGGTACGTTCAATGGAGTGAGTTATTTTAATGATTCAAAAGCCACGAATACACAAGCAACCATTACGGCACTAAAAAGTTTTGAACAACCACTCATTTATATCGGTGGTGGTTTAGATCGTGGTAATGAATTTGATGAATTAATCCCTTACTTAAAATATGTTCAAGCAGCCTATTTATACGGTGAATCGAAAGAAAAAATGAAACGTGCTTTTGATACTGCAAATGTTCAAACAGTTGTACTTTGTGATGATTTAGTAATGGCGACCGAGCAAGCAGTGGAAAAAGCACAAGCAGGTCAAGTGGTTTTATTTTCACCTAGTTGTGCGAGTTGGGACCAATTTAAAAATTATGAAGAACGTGGTGCACTCTTTACGGAGCATGTGTTAAAATTGAATAAGTAA
- a CDS encoding cell division protein FtsQ/DivIB has translation MPNIFEDDLIVEQKKVNNIQNHRQGSPSNRRPRPRNLTHLQPVQRQKINWTKGLPKGRAELFSVTAILFMVMWLCGWQLLPFNKVNHLVVGNTRFAHANEVVAASGIRSLDSVKEVIANRESIEEQIVQANPIVSNIVFQRNSWKQLDMVVNEHQIVAIVQDGTRYFPLLENGDLLDVELNATQVKSDWQKVPLIDQVSQQGKLVATARALKNINAEVLENIAVVRMSTDLNKPNGLTLMMKDGMLVKAINSTLAEKINKYPKMRQLVGNQAGLINLEVGAYFTPEVANANSIKLDNNLDN, from the coding sequence ATGCCGAATATATTTGAAGATGATTTGATTGTCGAACAAAAGAAAGTGAATAATATACAGAATCATCGTCAAGGTTCTCCGTCTAATCGTAGGCCACGACCGAGAAATCTTACGCATTTGCAACCTGTTCAAAGGCAAAAAATCAATTGGACAAAAGGCTTACCTAAAGGGCGAGCTGAATTATTTTCGGTGACGGCGATACTGTTTATGGTCATGTGGCTATGTGGCTGGCAATTACTGCCATTCAATAAGGTCAATCATCTAGTGGTAGGAAATACACGTTTCGCTCATGCGAATGAAGTAGTAGCGGCATCAGGTATTCGTTCATTGGATTCCGTCAAAGAAGTGATAGCGAATCGAGAGAGTATCGAAGAACAAATCGTTCAAGCTAATCCGATTGTATCGAACATCGTTTTTCAGCGAAATAGTTGGAAACAATTGGATATGGTGGTGAACGAACATCAAATAGTAGCCATTGTACAAGACGGCACACGCTATTTTCCTTTACTTGAAAATGGGGATTTATTAGATGTTGAGTTAAATGCTACTCAAGTTAAAAGTGATTGGCAAAAAGTTCCATTAATCGACCAAGTATCACAACAAGGGAAATTAGTGGCAACGGCACGTGCACTTAAAAATATTAATGCCGAAGTATTGGAAAATATCGCAGTTGTGCGTATGTCAACAGATTTGAATAAACCGAATGGGTTAACCTTAATGATGAAAGACGGAATGTTGGTTAAAGCCATTAATTCTACCTTGGCAGAAAAAATTAATAAATATCCTAAGATGCGTCAGTTAGTTGGAAATCAAGCTGGTTTAATCAATTTAGAAGTAGGAGCTTACTTCACACCAGAAGTAGCGAATGCTAATAGTATTAAGTTAGATAATAATTTAGATAATTAA